Within Candidatus Neomarinimicrobiota bacterium, the genomic segment TATATTTTTCGAGTGGATGAAGGACATCGATGTACTCCCAGATCTTGAGGAGCACACCGTACTCGCCATTTGGGAAGACCAGGTAACGAAGGCACTCCAGCATGATACATCTGGAGGTTAAGGTTGTTCGGTGACATCTAAGCCCTGGAAACGCAACATGTGTCTCTTAGTTTTAGACCCAAGTAGCTCACATTGCTCTGACCACGTGCACGTAATAGTGCATGTCATGGTGTTTTCGTAAACATTTGTTTTGGAATAAGGTTATGACCGTCAAACTGCGTCTGAGCGTGATGATGTTTTTGCAATATGCCATTTGGGGATCATGGGCGCCGGTGTTATCGGCCTATCTGCAAAACGATCTGGGCTTCAGCGGCACTCAGGTTGGAGTGATTTACAGCCTGTTACCCTTGGCGACTATCATTTCCCCATTTATTGCAGGCCAGGTCGCAGACCGCTATTTCGCTTCGGAAAAGCTGATCGCCATCCTGCAACTATCGGGGGG encodes:
- a CDS encoding MFS transporter codes for the protein MTVKLRLSVMMFLQYAIWGSWAPVLSAYLQNDLGFSGTQVGVIYSLLPLATIISPFIAGQVADRYFASEKLIAILQLSGGAVLLFVASITDYSIMIWVMLFYSLLYAPTLALTNSIAMINMEDTEKDFGVIRVWGTIGWIVAGLSLAFWRSLAADQQI